One segment of Candidatus Hydrogenedentota bacterium DNA contains the following:
- a CDS encoding immunoglobulin domain-containing protein encodes MPAKKHIGLHVWRGVAVLMAACAACLAMPAWAGDTAAIVVSVVCDPAPPQGTLAIDGGAAWTTSLDVTLSPDASDPISGVSLMRFSNDGITWSDWEPYAATKSWLLAGGADGLRTVYAQYADEAGNANGDLAISASIAYDIEPPLGGILINGGAPYANSRDVTLTLDASDAGSGVDRMRFSNDGVTWSPETWDAAAAYAESAPWTLEAGDGAKTVYVQYRDYAGRVSEDAISDDIVLDTTPAAASFVLADRTPSTLDRVVFAVTFTEDVLPDLSAVDISLVPGSLAGDIEVTGSGADYTIAVTMSDADADGTVAVAIAGAGLADAAGNPFAGAVSAAYTIHNWHGLSVEPAGVKLYAGQSHTFAVDGDFGPIVPVFQWKWADQAKAVHDGPAAPSWRIEHVGQDHRGAYWCEIVYDGVLRESARAVMEVEDPLLIVTPPADASSFVGNAHTFHTQAAGGYLPLSYLWKKDGAAIAGATEPSYTRHSLETSDSGIYTVEIADANTAACSASAELSITWGMAALGLPGLVVLIVAMLLAAATAWRRRRA; translated from the coding sequence GTGCCGGCGAAAAAGCACATAGGGCTTCATGTTTGGCGTGGCGTCGCCGTATTGATGGCGGCCTGCGCGGCCTGCCTGGCCATGCCCGCATGGGCCGGCGATACGGCCGCCATCGTCGTGTCCGTCGTCTGCGATCCGGCGCCGCCCCAAGGAACGCTTGCGATCGACGGCGGCGCGGCATGGACGACGAGTCTCGACGTCACGCTATCGCCCGATGCGTCCGATCCCATATCCGGCGTAAGCCTGATGCGCTTCAGCAACGACGGCATTACGTGGAGCGACTGGGAACCGTATGCCGCGACGAAATCATGGCTGCTCGCGGGGGGCGCGGACGGTCTTCGCACCGTTTATGCGCAGTACGCGGACGAAGCGGGCAACGCCAACGGCGATCTCGCCATTTCCGCCTCGATTGCCTACGACATCGAACCGCCCCTGGGGGGAATTCTGATCAATGGGGGCGCGCCCTACGCCAACAGCCGCGACGTGACGTTGACGCTCGACGCTTCGGATGCCGGATCGGGCGTGGATCGCATGCGCTTCAGCAATGACGGCGTCACGTGGTCCCCGGAAACATGGGATGCCGCCGCGGCTTATGCCGAAAGCGCCCCGTGGACGCTTGAGGCGGGCGACGGCGCAAAAACCGTATACGTCCAATACAGGGATTACGCGGGCCGTGTATCCGAAGATGCGATTTCGGATGATATCGTCCTCGACACGACGCCGGCGGCGGCTTCGTTCGTGCTGGCCGATCGCACGCCCTCGACGCTGGACCGGGTTGTCTTCGCTGTTACGTTCACCGAGGACGTGTTGCCGGATCTTTCCGCCGTTGACATCTCGCTTGTTCCCGGATCCCTCGCAGGCGATATCGAAGTGACCGGATCGGGCGCCGATTATACGATTGCGGTTACGATGTCCGACGCCGACGCGGACGGCACGGTAGCCGTTGCGATAGCCGGCGCGGGACTGGCCGACGCGGCGGGCAATCCCTTTGCCGGGGCGGTGTCCGCGGCTTACACGATTCACAATTGGCACGGCCTGTCCGTCGAACCGGCCGGCGTGAAATTGTATGCGGGCCAATCGCACACCTTCGCAGTGGACGGCGATTTCGGTCCGATTGTCCCCGTTTTCCAGTGGAAATGGGCGGATCAGGCCAAGGCCGTGCACGATGGGCCGGCGGCCCCATCTTGGCGGATTGAACATGTTGGCCAAGACCACCGCGGCGCCTATTGGTGCGAAATCGTCTACGACGGCGTCCTGCGCGAATCCGCTCGCGCCGTGATGGAAGTCGAAGATCCGCTGCTGATTGTGACGCCCCCGGCGGATGCGTCGTCGTTCGTTGGCAACGCCCATACCTTCCATACCCAAGCGGCGGGCGGGTATCTGCCGTTGTCATACCTCTGGAAAAAAGATGGCGCGGCCATCGCCGGCGCGACGGAACCGTCCTACACGCGGCATTCCTTGGAAACTTCGGATTCGGGCATCTATACCGTCGAAATTGCCGACGCCAACACCGCCGCGTGTTCCGCGTCCGCGGAACTTTCGATTACATGGGGAATGGCCGCGCTGGGTCTCCCCGGCCTGGTAGTCTTGATCGTCGCGATGCTGCTGGCCGCCGCGACGGCATGGAGAAGACGCAGGGCCTAA